The nucleotide window GACGAGCGCGCCGACCAGCAGCAGCCCCGCCAAGCCAAGCGATCCCACCAAGACGTCGGCCACGCCAGTCTGCGTGCTGGGCGGCGGCACCTCTCTCACGACGATGGGCGTATGCGGCTGTCCACCCATACCCCTATTATCGCTCGACTACTGCTCGGCGAGCGTGCCGGTCGACTTGAGCGAGCGCTGGTAGCGCAGGACGCCGTCGCGCAAGGCCTCGGCGATCCGCTGGCGGTAGGCGGAGGTCTTGAGCAGGCCCGCTTCCTGCCGGTTACTCACAAACGCAATCTCGGCGAGGATGGCGGGCATCTCCGCGCCAATCAGCACGACGAATGGGGCGCGCTTGACGCCGCGATCCGGCACCTCGTGATTCGCAGCACGCGCACCGCTGACCATCGCGGCCTGCACCATCCTGGCAAGATCGCGTGACTCGTCGAGCTTGTTATTCAGCGCGATGGCTTCCACGATATTGGGCAGATCCTGCATCCGCTGTGCGGACGTGGCGTTCTCGCGCGCAGCCACTTCCTCGGCATCCTTGTCGGAGGCGAAGTCCAATACGTAGGTCTCGATGCCGCTCGCGCTGCGGTTCGGGCTCGCATTGGCATGGATCGAGACGAAGAGGTCTGCCTTATTGCGAGTCGCTATGGGGGCGCGCTCTTCGAGATCGATGAATTCGTCGGCGCGTCGTGTCAGCACCACATCGACTCCGCCCTGCTTCAGCAGTTGCTCCAGACGGAGGGCAACATCGAGCACGAGCTCGGATTCGACGACACCATTCGACCTCGTGCCTGGGTCGTGCCCACCGTGGCCCGGGTCGATGACCACGCGCGCGATGCCCAGGCCAAGCTGCCGGGACATCGAGAAGCGCCCGCTGCCGTTGACTTCGGGCACCGCCGGCGCGTCGAGGCTACCGACACCCGGCGCGTCGCGGGTGGTAGGCAGATCTGGGGCGGCGGTGGTTGCCGGAGCAGGCTCGCTGGCCCTTGGAGCTTCCTCCGTCCCGTTCGTCCTGCTTTCTGGAACCTCAGTCGGCGGCGGCGGATCCGGCGAGGAAGCCGCGACATCTGTTGGTGCCTCGACGGCCGGGGTCTCGACCGTGGTCGGCTCGGCGCGCGCCATCTCGGCTGCTCGTGGGCCGACCGCTGGAAACGGCTGCGGCACGTTTCCTGGCTCCTGCTTGCTGGAGCTTCCCGCTCCATCGGCGTTTGCCTCGGCCGAGCGGGGCAGGGGCGGGCTCCCCACCTTGGCGTCGCCGGGCTGCGGAAAGCCCCCTCCGGTATCATGCGACGCGACCGCGTCAGGTCGTTGCAGGTCGATGACCAGTCGAAACGGGTTCGACATGGCTGACACTCGATGTTGCACCTTGTCTGCGAGCTCGAGGACGACGCGTGTGACATCCTTGCCGCGCGTGCCCACGCGCACCTCACGCAGGATGTCTTCGTGGTCATCGGAGCGCAGCGTTTCTCGAAGCGCCTCACCCGGCCTCACGCCTTGCAAATCGACGAACACCCGTGGTGGATTGCCCAGCGTATCCTGGTGAAACGTGAACTCGCGATCCAACTCGACCGTCACACGAACCGCGTCTGGCAGGTTGGTACGCTCGATGCCGCGCACCGTTGCAAGTGCAGTTGGCGCTGAGCTACCAGCCAGCCTGGGTGTCGGGCGCTCGTCATCCGTGTCGTCCTCTTCCCCCCGCCGTGCGTTGCGGCTGCCGTCGGCCTCGCGAAGACGTGCGCTGGCCTCCGATTCGAGGGAGCTCGACGGATACTCGCGAACCATCCACTCGAGCATCTTGATGCCCGCTTCACGATCCTCGGCATGTTCGTAATGGCGATATGCCTCGAGCGCGAGCAGGCCGCCGTTGTAGAGGGCATTGTCGGCGTACCCGCTCCTCGGATACCGCCGCGCGATCTGTTCGTAGGCGCGCACCGTGGCCCGCAGTTGCGACAAGGGTGGCGCACGACGAGTGTTCCTGAGGCTCTTCTCGCGCGCGAGCGCGCGCCCGTACCTCGTCTTGGCTGACTGCGCCGCCAGTTCGGCCGGCACGGCCATCAGCGCCGCAACAGCTAGAGCAATGACAACTCTGCGGATGGGCATAGCCTCACATCCGTTTCCGGGTAGGGCGCGTTCGCCGAACGCGCCGTAGCGGACGCCTCGGCGAGGCGTCCCTACTTATCGCACTTGGGCATCCACCTGATCGAAGTAGTCCTTCGGCACCAATACTTCACGTGCCTTGCCGCCCGATCCGGTTGACACGAGCCCCTCGGCTTCCATCATGTCTACGAGACGCGCCGCACGACTGAAGCCAATGCGCAGGCGGCGCTGGAGGTACGAGATCGACGCCTGTCCGCTCTGCACGACGATGCGCGCTGCCTCGTCGTACAGGTCGTCTTTCTCGAAGCCGCCTATCGCCTCGATCTTCTTCTCGTCTTCGGTAATCGTGTCGTCGTAAATGGGCTGTCCCTGCTTGCGCAGGTAACTCGCGAGCCGCGCGCTCTCTTGCTCGGAGATGTACGGTCCGTGCAGGCGCACGACGCGCGAGCTCGCCGGTGGCAGAAACAGCATGTCTCCCTTGCCCAGCAGCTGCTCGGCGCCGTTACAGTCGAGAATCGTGCGGGAATCGGTCTTCGACGAGACGCGAAACGAGATCCGTGCCGGCAGGTTTGCCTTGATCAACCCGGTGATGACGTCCACGGACGGACGCTGCGTGGCCAGGATCAGATGGATGCCCACGGCACGGGCCATCTGCGCGAGGCGACAGATCGACTCTTCGACCTCGTTCGAGGCCACCATCATCAGATCGGCGAGCTCGTCGATGATGACCACCACGAATGGGAGCGTCCGGGGGAGCTCACCGGTTTGCGGATCCGGCTTCGCCTCGCCGGAGGCAAGCATGTTGCGCAAGTTCCTGTTGAACTGCTCGACATTGCGTACACCTTGCGCGGCGAGCGTCTTGTATCGCTCTTCCATTTCGCGCACCGCCCAGCGCAGCGCGTTGGCCGCCAGCTTCGCGTCGACCACGACCGGTGTGAGCAGGTGTGGAATGCCCTCGTACATGCCCAACTCGAGCCGCTTCGGGTCGATCATGATGAACCGCACGTCTTCCGGGCTGGCCCTATAGAGGATGCTGGTGATCATCCCGTTGAGGCCGACGGACTTGCCGGTTCCGGTGGATCCGGCGATCAGCAAGTGCGGCATGGTGGCGAGGTCGGCGACCGTGGGCTCACCGTGAATCGACTTCCCCAGCGCCAGCGTGAGCTTCGAGCTGGAGCGGCGGTACGGCTCGGCCTCGAGCAGGTCTCGGAGCGAGATCTGCTCGCGCTGCGCGTTTGGTATCTGAATACCGACCGTCGACTTGCCGGGGATTCGGTCGATGAGCACCGACTCGGCGCGCATGGCAAGGCAGAGATCTTCGGAGAGGCCAGTGACCTTGGCGTACTTGACGCCCGCATCAGGCTTGAACTCGAAGGTCGTCACGACGGGGCCGGGATGGATTTGCACGACATTGCCTTCGACCGCGAACTCCCGGCACTTGTCCTCCAGCAGCCGCGCAGCTTCCATCAGCTCACGCTCGTCGATCTTGCGCTCTTCCGCAGGGCTGTCGAGCAGGGCGAGCGGCGGCAGGGTGAAGTCGCCCTTGCGGCGCTCGGCCGGCGCTTTGCTCAGGGGCTCCGGCTCACTGAGCGGCAGCGGCGGCGTGCTGATGCGCACCGCTGCCTTTCTCGGCTCGGCCCGTGCCTCCCGCACGGGCTCGCGCGGCGGCGCGACACGACGATTCTCTGCGCGTGCCTCGGCCGGACTGGCCGAGGACGCCTCGGCTCCAGCGCCTCGACGGACCGTCCGCAGCACCTCGTCTGGCTTGGCGCCCTTCTCGATGTGCTTGCGAATCACCTCGCGGGCCTGTTGCTGCCGGCGCCGCTCATCCCGCCAGGCGTTCACTCGCTCGCGCCAGGCTCGCCACTGGGCGCCGACATGTTCGAACGTCCACAGCAGCACCGCGCCGAGCGACATCTGCGTCACCATCATGACGCCGAGGAAGAGCAGCGTGACGACGAGCACCACCGCGCCCGTGCGATTGAACAGGCTCTTGAACGCCGCGGCGAGCGCCGCACCCAAGTACCCGCCTGGGGGCACGTTGCGCGCACCGACGCTCAACGTATCGAAGGTGAGGCTGAGCAGCGCCGCGACGCAGGTAATGAGCACCAACGCGCCGAGCACCTTGGTATAGCCGGCGGTCAGCGTGCGGCACCAGAAGTAGTGCCAACCAGCGACCACGAGCACGAGCGGGATCAGATACGACGCGTGGCCGAACGATTGAAACGACAGCTCGGAGAGAAACGCACCCACGTGACCGGCGAAGTTCGCCACCGGGCGCTCCGGCCCGGAGTAGAAGAACCATGCCGGGTCGCTGGGCACATAGCTCGCCAGCGCGATGAGCCAAATGACCGCCGCGCCGAACAGCGACATGCCCATGACCTCACTGAGCCGACGAGTGATCACGGAAGACGACACGTTCAAATCTCCATGACGACGGGGACAATCAGCGGACGCCGCCCCGAACGGCGTCGAAAGAGTCGTTGCAGCTCGGTCCGTATCTTCTCCTTGATCAGCCCAATGTCAGTGCGTTCCTCGACGCTCGCGCTGGCGACCACCTCTTGCACGATCCCTCCCGCTCCACGCACCAGCGGCTCGGTGACATCGTCCAGCACCACGCCACGTGTGATGACCTCCGGCACGCCCTCCAACGTCCCGGATTGCCGGCTGATCGCCAGCACCAGCACGACCAAGCCATCGCCCGCGAGATGGCGTCGATCGCGCAGCACCTGATCTTCGACCTCACCAGTCAGCGTTCCATCGATGAGCACACGGCCCACGGAGACCTTGTCGGCGATCGTGGCGCCATTCTCGTCGAACCGGACGACATCGCCGTTGTCGGCAAGGACGACGGTCGAGTGATTCCCCGTGACTTGTGTCGCGACGCGCGCGTGTCTCGCGAGCTGCCGGTACTCGCCGTGGATGGGAATGAAGTACCGCGGCCGCACCAGCGACAGCATGAGCTTCAGCTCGTCGGCACTACCATGACCGGACACGTGGACGTGCTTGAGGCCCTCGTAGATGACCTCGGCGCCGCGCGACGCGATGTGGTTCATCACGCGTCCAATCGCACGCTCGTTGCCCGGGATCGCGCGTGCCGAGAAGACGACCGTGTCTCCCTCGGTCAGCCGCACGTGCCGATTGTCGTCGATCGCGATGCGCGACAGGGCAGCGAACGGTTCTCCTTGGGAGCCGGTTGTCAGGCACACCACGTCGCCAGCCGGGTGATTCTTGACCTCGCTGTCGCGAATAGCTTCACCTGCGGGCACTTTGAGATATCCGAGCCGCGTGCCAATCTCCGAGCTCTCGACGACACCGCGTCCAAGGAACGCCACCTTGCGCTCGAACTGGGCGGCAAGGTCGATGATGACCTGCATACGATACAAGCTCGAAGAGAAGAGCGCGACAACGATCTTGCCCTCGGTGGCGGTGAAGATCTCTTCGAACGCGTCCACCACGTCGAGCTCCGACCCTGCAAATCCCGAACGGTCGACGTTCGTGCTGTCCCCGAGCAGTGCGAGCACGCCTTCACTGCCCAACTGTGCGAAGCGATGGATGTCGAAGTGCTCACCATCGATCGGCGTCTGGTCGATCTTGAAGTCGCCGGTGTGAACGATGATGCCCTGCGGCGTGTGGATGGCCAGCGCCATGCAATCCGGCATGCTGTGCGTCACGCGCAGGAACTCGACGCGAAATGGTCCGATCTCGACGATCTGGCGCGGGCGCACGGGGATCAGCCGGTCGCGCGCGTCGATGCGATGCTCGGCGAGCTTGGGCTGGAGGAGCGCCAGGGCCAGCGGCGTGCTGTAGATCGGGCCGTCGATGTGACGGAACACGAACGGCACGGCACCAATGTGATCTTCGTGCCCGTGCGTTAGGATGAGCGCATCCAACCGGCGCCCCCGCTCTTGGAGCGAGGCGAGGTCCGGAATGATCAAGTCGACGCCCAAGAGCTCCGGCTCTGGAAACATGACGCCCGCGTCGATGCCGATCGTCGTGTCGCCGCACGAGATCGTCAGCATGTTCATGCCGAACTCGCGGAGTCCTCCCAACGCAACGACATCGACAACTGGCACACTCATTGACAGCTCAAGCCAGAGCGATCGTCCACGCTCAGCGGACGACCATAGTCACCCCACGATCACACCTGTCGTCTGCATCGCACGACGAGCTCCGTGCGTCGCGACAGTCGTGGACGTGGTGCGCCGCCGAGCAGCCCGGGTGGGCAACCCCCGTGGCGCGGGGTAGGCTGCAGCAAGGCTGGGAACCTGGCAGACACCCCTTTCAGGCCCTGGGCTTGCCTGTAGACAGGCAGGGTCAAGCGGGCGAATTATAGCACAGCTCACGCAAGCCTGTAGCTTCGCGACAGCCGTGCAAGCTCCGCCAGTTCTAGGGTTTCCGGTCGACGACCACCGTCGAGGTTGGCACGCGCGAGGATAAAGGGAACCGCATAGCGGTCGGGGACGCTCCTCGATTTCGGACGACCACGTCCGGCCGGCGCCTCGGGGCCCGAGGCCGAAAACGAGGGCTGTTCCCGAACGCTATGCCGTTCCATTTCGCGGAGGGCGTTGGCGAGCGTCTTGCGCCGGTGGAGGAAGAGGCCACGGACGAGGTGAACGAAGTGAGGGTAGTCGCCGACAGCCACCGCATCCTCGCGGAAACGCAGGCGAACGAGCGCGGAGTGCACGCGCGGCGCTGGCCGGAATGCCCCGGGGGGCAACGTCAGCACGTAGTCGACCTCTGCTTGAAGCTGGGTCAGGATGCCCAAAGGGCCCCAGGTGCGATGCCCGGGACGGGCGGCGAGCCGGTCGGCAACCTCGCGTTGGAGCATCAGGACCGCGTCGACAAGGAGGCCGTCGCGCGCGAGCGCCAACAACCGAAAGAGGATCGGTGTGGCGACGTTGTACGGTAAGTTCGCGGCCACACGATAGGTGCGTGAGCGCTCTCGCCACTCATCGATGGGCGTTTCGAGGAAGTCCCCAACAACGACACGGACGTTGGGAAGCGCCGCATCCGTGAGCTCCGCCCCGAGGTCCCAATCGATTTCCACGGCGACAATCGAGTGGCAGCGCGCTGCGAGCGCCGCCGTTAGCGCACCACGCCCAGGGCCAATCTCGAGAAACCTCTCCTCGGGCCGCGGTGCGATTGCGGCGACGACTTTCAGCACCCACTGCGGCTCGAGAAAGTGCTGCCCGAAACGCTTGCGCGCCGGCCGCCGTGACAATCGGGGTGGCACGCGAGTCACTTCATCTCCTCACCGCGCCAGAACCGAGCCTCGATGGCTTCGATTTCCTCTTCACTCAGGCCGAAATAGTGACCAATCTCATGGATCAGCGTTTCGGCGATCGCTACCGTGAGGTCTTCCTGATCGATGCTGTCCGCCTCGAGAGGCAATTGATAGAGCGTGATCTGATCGGGCAATCGGTTGCCTTCGGCCCAGGTGCGTTCAACCAGCGGCGTGCCCTGGTAAAGCCCGTACAGCGTGTCGTCCGC belongs to Luteitalea sp. and includes:
- a CDS encoding DNA translocase FtsK, with amino-acid sequence MMVTQMSLGAVLLWTFEHVGAQWRAWRERVNAWRDERRRQQQAREVIRKHIEKGAKPDEVLRTVRRGAGAEASSASPAEARAENRRVAPPREPVREARAEPRKAAVRISTPPLPLSEPEPLSKAPAERRKGDFTLPPLALLDSPAEERKIDERELMEAARLLEDKCREFAVEGNVVQIHPGPVVTTFEFKPDAGVKYAKVTGLSEDLCLAMRAESVLIDRIPGKSTVGIQIPNAQREQISLRDLLEAEPYRRSSSKLTLALGKSIHGEPTVADLATMPHLLIAGSTGTGKSVGLNGMITSILYRASPEDVRFIMIDPKRLELGMYEGIPHLLTPVVVDAKLAANALRWAVREMEERYKTLAAQGVRNVEQFNRNLRNMLASGEAKPDPQTGELPRTLPFVVVIIDELADLMMVASNEVEESICRLAQMARAVGIHLILATQRPSVDVITGLIKANLPARISFRVSSKTDSRTILDCNGAEQLLGKGDMLFLPPASSRVVRLHGPYISEQESARLASYLRKQGQPIYDDTITEDEKKIEAIGGFEKDDLYDEAARIVVQSGQASISYLQRRLRIGFSRAARLVDMMEAEGLVSTGSGGKAREVLVPKDYFDQVDAQVR
- the rsmA gene encoding ribosomal RNA small subunit methyltransferase A gives rise to the protein MTRVPPRLSRRPARKRFGQHFLEPQWVLKVVAAIAPRPEERFLEIGPGRGALTAALAARCHSIVAVEIDWDLGAELTDAALPNVRVVVGDFLETPIDEWRERSRTYRVAANLPYNVATPILFRLLALARDGLLVDAVLMLQREVADRLAARPGHRTWGPLGILTQLQAEVDYVLTLPPGAFRPAPRVHSALVRLRFREDAVAVGDYPHFVHLVRGLFLHRRKTLANALREMERHSVREQPSFSASGPEAPAGRGRPKSRSVPDRYAVPFILARANLDGGRRPETLELAELARLSRSYRLA
- a CDS encoding RNase J family beta-CASP ribonuclease; the encoded protein is MSVPVVDVVALGGLREFGMNMLTISCGDTTIGIDAGVMFPEPELLGVDLIIPDLASLQERGRRLDALILTHGHEDHIGAVPFVFRHIDGPIYSTPLALALLQPKLAEHRIDARDRLIPVRPRQIVEIGPFRVEFLRVTHSMPDCMALAIHTPQGIIVHTGDFKIDQTPIDGEHFDIHRFAQLGSEGVLALLGDSTNVDRSGFAGSELDVVDAFEEIFTATEGKIVVALFSSSLYRMQVIIDLAAQFERKVAFLGRGVVESSEIGTRLGYLKVPAGEAIRDSEVKNHPAGDVVCLTTGSQGEPFAALSRIAIDDNRHVRLTEGDTVVFSARAIPGNERAIGRVMNHIASRGAEVIYEGLKHVHVSGHGSADELKLMLSLVRPRYFIPIHGEYRQLARHARVATQVTGNHSTVVLADNGDVVRFDENGATIADKVSVGRVLIDGTLTGEVEDQVLRDRRHLAGDGLVVLVLAISRQSGTLEGVPEVITRGVVLDDVTEPLVRGAGGIVQEVVASASVEERTDIGLIKEKIRTELQRLFRRRSGRRPLIVPVVMEI
- a CDS encoding AMIN domain-containing protein, coding for MPIRRVVIALAVAALMAVPAELAAQSAKTRYGRALAREKSLRNTRRAPPLSQLRATVRAYEQIARRYPRSGYADNALYNGGLLALEAYRHYEHAEDREAGIKMLEWMVREYPSSSLESEASARLREADGSRNARRGEEDDTDDERPTPRLAGSSAPTALATVRGIERTNLPDAVRVTVELDREFTFHQDTLGNPPRVFVDLQGVRPGEALRETLRSDDHEDILREVRVGTRGKDVTRVVLELADKVQHRVSAMSNPFRLVIDLQRPDAVASHDTGGGFPQPGDAKVGSPPLPRSAEANADGAGSSSKQEPGNVPQPFPAVGPRAAEMARAEPTTVETPAVEAPTDVAASSPDPPPPTEVPESRTNGTEEAPRASEPAPATTAAPDLPTTRDAPGVGSLDAPAVPEVNGSGRFSMSRQLGLGIARVVIDPGHGGHDPGTRSNGVVESELVLDVALRLEQLLKQGGVDVVLTRRADEFIDLEERAPIATRNKADLFVSIHANASPNRSASGIETYVLDFASDKDAEEVAARENATSAQRMQDLPNIVEAIALNNKLDESRDLARMVQAAMVSGARAANHEVPDRGVKRAPFVVLIGAEMPAILAEIAFVSNRQEAGLLKTSAYRQRIAEALRDGVLRYQRSLKSTGTLAEQ